The genomic DNA GGTCTGTGACCCCATGGCACCTTCTCTAGCTAGAGAGAcaaccacacacaccaaccaggtTGCTCCACAAGCAGAGAGCCGGACCAGGGAGAGACTCTTGTATGACCAGGATAAGACCACCAATGCTGAGTGTGTTCTGGAGGAGGACCTGGGTTCAGGAGAAGCAACGGTGGATCCTCTAGCTGACATAAGCCACCAGTCTTCTGGGTACGTGACGTGTGAAAACGCGGAGGCCACCTGGGTCCTGAGTCGGACTGAGGCTGGGGAGAGCATTTTGTCAGGGCCTGAGGAGGGGACACCAGTTGGAACGGGGGGGTTTCTCCTACACAGCACCTCCGATACAAACACAACCAAGGCATGTAATATCATCAGCCATCCTCCCGTTGATGCTGAAGATCTGGAGGAGGGGTCGTCCCCGTGTGACGATGACCTCATAACCGGTCGCCCCGCAGATGAGGCGAGCGTGACGTCGTCCTGGTGTAATGACGTCATACCAGACTATTTAGAGGAAGTGTTGGTGACGGGGCCTCTACAGAGCAGCGATATCACACCTCCTGTAGAAGACCGCAGAGCAAGTCACCCAGGAAAGAAGTGTAGCACTGCTAATATTGTGACTTTCCCCCAGCATCAAGCCTCATCATCACTATCAGACCGTCCTGAACCCAAGATTGTAGTGACATGTCCTCAGTCTGAGGCCTCAACACCGGACCTCTGCAAACCAGACCAGAACCAGGCATCAGACTTAGACCTGGACCGACCGCAGGGACCATACCGGCTCAGCCTCCAGACTCTTCTAAAGAAATCCCAGGCCGTTTTGGAACGCCCCAAACCAGGCAGGAACCAGCCAGGATCAGAACCAAAGAGCCAGGCTGGAGATGTAGACTTGGACCCGGAACCAGTGGCAGGGCCGTACCGCCTCAGCCTCCAGACCCTGCTGAAGAAGTCCCAGGAGCACCGGAGACGCCAGCGTCAGCTGAAGAACCAGACCAAGGTCTCTACTTGTCCTACCAGGTGAGAGTTGGATGTTATTTTATTCATCTGTTTTTATTGACTTCTGTTTGTTGTGTTCAGGTAAGAGGGGCAGACATAGAGGTTTGAAAACCCATCTTTTAGCTTGGCTTTTAATCAGTGGTTTTACTGTTATTTtagacattttttttgttttcatCTAATTTTTTGTggtctgtttgttttttttatctCCTTAATTTGAATGTTTTTACTGTTAAGTTTGTTGTGAttgtaaatgttattttattttaggACCCAGGAGGCCTCGACACAccagaagatggaggaggagatgagttTCTCAGACAAGGAGAATGAGGAGTTCCTGCAGTCAGGGAGAGTGGTGGCGGAGGGAAGGAAAACCCGGGACAGGGATTGGAGAAAGGATCATCTGGGAATGGGAGTCCAGTTTTCCGGGTCGCCACCACTAGAGATATTCCCTAAGGAAGCGTGGGTTCAACGTGAGGAGGAGAAGGCGAGGTCTAGCATTGTGGAAAGAATGGGACTTGAAAAACGATGTTGTGAAGGGATATTGAAGGAATTGGAGGCTGGAAATGGCCCTTCACATTTGGTTGTTCTAGAAGGAGACACCCAATCTCCTCCAGGAGTGGACATTGATGCTGGCTCGGCAGTCGAAGACATCCAGCTACACCTCTCACCAGACGTCACAGCAGCACCGTCAATGCTAATGGAGAACCTTCCACATCCTATCTCAGCCGATGCCTCCATAACCCAGAAATCATTCTACCTAGTCAGGGAGAAGAGCTCTACCCTGCCGAGGCCTTCCTCTCTGGGGGGTAATAGGTTCCAGACCGTCCCTACCCCCCAGTTTAGTATGAGCCCTATCCGCTGTAAGAGTAAAGGAGACAGTGGGGGAGGGGGGCGTGGCACCCCCAAGAGGCAGATCCTGGTAAACACACCTTTGAATGTGGACAACGAGGTGGGGTCGGTGACTGGGCAGGAAAATAATGCTTGGGACCAAAGGCATCTGCATAGAGTGCCCCTAGTGGCTGAGGGTGGTATATCACAAGGCTTTACTGTTCCTACAACTCCCCTAGTGGCTGGGGGTGGTACAACAAGTATGCGTAGGAGCTCAGACCAGGCAGAACAGATAGCTCAGCTGGAGCTCAACCTGTCCAGCCTCAAAATACTGATCTCAGACCTGGAGTCCACACTAACAGAGACACCAGAGATACACCAGACACACAACAACAGCCAGACTGATAATGGTAGTAACCTTACCATGGAGCCGCCACATAAATACATGGACTACCATACACCTGAGAGTCAGGCAGAGAGTAACCTTACTGACAGTGAGAaaggaagaggggatggaggtcagaggtcagctGATAAGATGACGGTGGTCCCCTGTAGAGTCCAGGGGTGTGACAGCGTACCTCCATTGGTCAAGGAGGTGGAGATCACTGTTACAACAGGTTACAAAAAACAAGATGGTCGCCAGCAGCAGCCTCTTACAGCGCGCCTC from Oncorhynchus keta strain PuntledgeMale-10-30-2019 chromosome 10, Oket_V2, whole genome shotgun sequence includes the following:
- the si:ch73-100l22.3 gene encoding uncharacterized protein si:ch73-100l22.3 isoform X1, which encodes MTGFVDAMTLSSKLSVCCLDEAGEIMEDYEKFIQRRLYELKRKDSNDNNKNQRRTLESPCTRHGSSAIRFHGSPILPPLLTGVQREEMQRHREAAKRTMDRRKTQPSETRMSYVQNILHSVQLRQAPTLEEFFQGEPGLTAANTTNLHHSNVRQVLATQNDDVTETKDSLPGSSSPPTLTVMHDGKAGILARGPPMTSTAYGAFTTNHLTTLHNTTTVRETFLDKLVCDPMAPSLARETTTHTNQVAPQAESRTRERLLYDQDKTTNAECVLEEDLGSGEATVDPLADISHQSSGYVTCENAEATWVLSRTEAGESILSGPEEGTPVGTGGFLLHSTSDTNTTKACNIISHPPVDAEDLEEGSSPCDDDLITGRPADEASVTSSWCNDVIPDYLEEVLVTGPLQSSDITPPVEDRRASHPGKKCSTANIVTFPQHQASSSLSDRPEPKIVVTCPQSEASTPDLCKPDQNQASDLDLDRPQGPYRLSLQTLLKKSQAVLERPKPGRNQPGSEPKSQAGDVDLDPEPVAGPYRLSLQTLLKKSQEHRRRQRQLKNQTKVSTCPTRTQEASTHQKMEEEMSFSDKENEEFLQSGRVVAEGRKTRDRDWRKDHLGMGVQFSGSPPLEIFPKEAWVQREEEKARSSIVERMGLEKRCCEGILKELEAGNGPSHLVVLEGDTQSPPGVDIDAGSAVEDIQLHLSPDVTAAPSMLMENLPHPISADASITQKSFYLVREKSSTLPRPSSLGGNRFQTVPTPQFSMSPIRCKSKGDSGGGGRGTPKRQILVNTPLNVDNEVGSVTGQENNAWDQRHLHRVPLVAEGGISQGFTVPTTPLVAGGGTTSMRRSSDQAEQIAQLELNLSSLKILISDLESTLTETPEIHQTHNNSQTDNGSNLTMEPPHKYMDYHTPESQAESNLTDSEKGRGDGGQRSADKMTVVPCRVQGCDSVPPLVKEVEITVTTGYKKQDGRQQQPLTARLVTSLTQKRRVSDVFRKVPYDVIKVPSEVIKVPSEVIKVRNDVVKIPASHKTPFSVLSDASNNQHQPMEWKSYPEDPAHFQSINQSYDVDTPSGLWLQGGSGSEGSLKGHDPAGKQLTPENGGGGQGGASRAKRRLVMHTTEGNRGGGRREVMDRPHSSTPEAAVLSHSQESQQLKQLQLTHAGQVRALKEEQRRQQQQLLQMLAVRYQLLQSLSFPVSSCPTSSACLGDNITSLLPLSIPLFSPSAGSLLSDPDSPSRSPRCLSVCYGPLVAAAVKGYLTRRLLHTERVGQLLCTIKDTQQFLQSFQPQSPGRDSRQDLVLQERVTLQLRSARYEVQDIFCLSAGDRMQIISWDRQLARDREMRRKTGETGSTRGKSSLSAATQKALERKRGVMMRKTAERQRGTGAGVVAGQKGPLAGAEGQKGTGAGVVVGQKGPGAEGNVVKQIRGSFRPNPQRVPKTTQSRRSR
- the si:ch73-100l22.3 gene encoding uncharacterized protein si:ch73-100l22.3 isoform X3 produces the protein MTGFVDAMTLSSKLSVCCLDEAGEIMEDYEKFIQRRLYELKRKDSNDNNKNQRRTLESPCTRHGSSAIRFHGSPILPPLLTGVQREEMQRHREAAKRTMDRRKTQPSETRMSYVQNILHSVQLRQAPTLEEFFQGEPGLTAANTTNLHHSNVRQVLATQNDDVTETKDSLPGSSSPPTLTVMHDGKAGILARGPPMTSTAYGAFTTNHLTTLHNTTTVRETFLDKLVCDPMAPSLARETTTHTNQVAPQAESRTRERLLYDQDKTTNAECVLEEDLGSGEATVDPLADISHQSSGYVTCENAEATWVLSRTEAGESILSGPEEGTPVGTGGFLLHSTSDTNTTKACNIISHPPVDAEDLEEGSSPCDDDLITGRPADEASVTSSWCNDVIPDYLEEVLVTGPLQSSDITPPVEDRRASHPGKKCSTANIVTFPQHQASSSLSDRPEPKIVVTCPQSEASTPDLCKPDQNQASDLDLDRPQGPYRLSLQTLLKKSQAVLERPKPGRNQPGSEPKSQAGDVDLDPEPVAGPYRLSLQTLLKKSQEHRRRQRQLKNQTKVSTCPTRTQEASTHQKMEEEMSFSDKENEEFLQSGRVVAEGRKTRDRDWRKDHLGMGVQFSGSPPLEIFPKEAWVQREEEKARSSIVERMGLEKRCCEGILKELEAGNGPSHLVVLEGDTQSPPGVDIDAGSAVEDIQLHLSPDVTAAPSMLMENLPHPISADASITQKSFYLVREKSSTLPRPSSLGGNRFQTVPTPQFSMSPIRCKSKGDSGGGGRGTPKRQILVNTPLNVDNEVGSVTGQENNAWDQRHLHRVPLVAEGGISQGFTVPTTPLVAGGGTTSMRRSSDQAEQIAQLELNLSSLKILISDLESTLTETPEIHQTHNNSQTDNGSNLTMEPPHKYMDYHTPESQAESNLTDSEKGRGDGGQRSADKMTVVPCRVQGCDSVPPLVKEVEITVTTGYKKQDGRQQQPLTARLVTSLTQKRRVSDVFRKVPYDVIKVPSEVIKVPSEVIKVRNDVVKIPASHKTPFSVLSDASNNQHQPMEWKSYPEDPAHFQSINQSYDVDTPSGLWLQGGSGSEGSLKGHDPAGKQLTPENGGGGQGGASRAKRRLVMHTTEGNRGGGRREVMDRPHSSTPEAAVLSHSQESQQLKQLQLTHAGQVRALKEEQRRQQQQLLQSPRCLSVCYGPLVAAAVKGYLTRRLLHTERVGQLLCTIKDTQQFLQSFQPQSPGRDSRQDLVLQERVTLQLRSARYEVQDIFCLSAGDRMQIISWDRQLARDREMRRKTGETGSTRGKSSLSAATQKALERKRGVMMRKTAERQRGTGAGVVAGQKGPLAGAEGQKGTGAGVVVGQKGPGAEGNVVKQIRGSFRPNPQRVPKTTQSRRSR
- the si:ch73-100l22.3 gene encoding uncharacterized protein si:ch73-100l22.3 isoform X2, which encodes MEDYEKFIQRRLYELKRKDSNDNNKNQRRTLESPCTRHGSSAIRFHGSPILPPLLTGVQREEMQRHREAAKRTMDRRKTQPSETRMSYVQNILHSVQLRQAPTLEEFFQGEPGLTAANTTNLHHSNVRQVLATQNDDVTETKDSLPGSSSPPTLTVMHDGKAGILARGPPMTSTAYGAFTTNHLTTLHNTTTVRETFLDKLVCDPMAPSLARETTTHTNQVAPQAESRTRERLLYDQDKTTNAECVLEEDLGSGEATVDPLADISHQSSGYVTCENAEATWVLSRTEAGESILSGPEEGTPVGTGGFLLHSTSDTNTTKACNIISHPPVDAEDLEEGSSPCDDDLITGRPADEASVTSSWCNDVIPDYLEEVLVTGPLQSSDITPPVEDRRASHPGKKCSTANIVTFPQHQASSSLSDRPEPKIVVTCPQSEASTPDLCKPDQNQASDLDLDRPQGPYRLSLQTLLKKSQAVLERPKPGRNQPGSEPKSQAGDVDLDPEPVAGPYRLSLQTLLKKSQEHRRRQRQLKNQTKVSTCPTRTQEASTHQKMEEEMSFSDKENEEFLQSGRVVAEGRKTRDRDWRKDHLGMGVQFSGSPPLEIFPKEAWVQREEEKARSSIVERMGLEKRCCEGILKELEAGNGPSHLVVLEGDTQSPPGVDIDAGSAVEDIQLHLSPDVTAAPSMLMENLPHPISADASITQKSFYLVREKSSTLPRPSSLGGNRFQTVPTPQFSMSPIRCKSKGDSGGGGRGTPKRQILVNTPLNVDNEVGSVTGQENNAWDQRHLHRVPLVAEGGISQGFTVPTTPLVAGGGTTSMRRSSDQAEQIAQLELNLSSLKILISDLESTLTETPEIHQTHNNSQTDNGSNLTMEPPHKYMDYHTPESQAESNLTDSEKGRGDGGQRSADKMTVVPCRVQGCDSVPPLVKEVEITVTTGYKKQDGRQQQPLTARLVTSLTQKRRVSDVFRKVPYDVIKVPSEVIKVPSEVIKVRNDVVKIPASHKTPFSVLSDASNNQHQPMEWKSYPEDPAHFQSINQSYDVDTPSGLWLQGGSGSEGSLKGHDPAGKQLTPENGGGGQGGASRAKRRLVMHTTEGNRGGGRREVMDRPHSSTPEAAVLSHSQESQQLKQLQLTHAGQVRALKEEQRRQQQQLLQMLAVRYQLLQSLSFPVSSCPTSSACLGDNITSLLPLSIPLFSPSAGSLLSDPDSPSRSPRCLSVCYGPLVAAAVKGYLTRRLLHTERVGQLLCTIKDTQQFLQSFQPQSPGRDSRQDLVLQERVTLQLRSARYEVQDIFCLSAGDRMQIISWDRQLARDREMRRKTGETGSTRGKSSLSAATQKALERKRGVMMRKTAERQRGTGAGVVAGQKGPLAGAEGQKGTGAGVVVGQKGPGAEGNVVKQIRGSFRPNPQRVPKTTQSRRSR